Proteins found in one Aspergillus puulaauensis MK2 DNA, chromosome 8, nearly complete sequence genomic segment:
- a CDS encoding Hsp70 family protein (COG:S;~EggNog:ENOG410PJ95;~InterPro:IPR013126,IPR043129), which translates to MEQNRHKIIVGVDYGTTFTGASYVSTRGKTIDDIVLIKSWPGRARHTETVLKTPSRVAYATDNNGKHRWGYQVEPGMMSYSWTKLLLDRGTPLTSYDAALEGAAAIGMFRLPEDKDAVQVASDFLSGVYEHILTTIAKQITEEALKLTPLEFWFTVPAIWSDEAKSSTLEAARRAGFGSRKGNVQDTICLIPEPEAAAIAALRRSVNDGLGLSVKPDDGVLVCDCGGGTVDITTYLVKQVQPTLKFEELCTGIGGKCGSTAVDRKFYNLMGQIFGKAFSDLPRRRTAPGSDFMNKFEIIKRDFGYPSAEMTHELFLNMNPIGVNAEYFNEDESLVIVSHNDLQSLFDPVVEKIISLVRQQIVDANKEAGREVINRIILVGGFGDSEYLRNAFRNTFGPAGNITVTVPNNAQAAIVQGAALRGLEGLRADNRRSRRHYGFTWAHRFRKCLDNEKDSFVDIYDGDRYAPGYMEWMVSKGEQIPDGYSQQVEVSISHREGDGLVFVDSLYSCDVEQAPTRVEHKGVQKVGEIIVNFEKVDLSRFPHKVSEGKILYDLHYGIKVIFGAQEGVLKFEAHSEGQLIGATSINFTHTSFY; encoded by the exons ATGGAACAAAATAGGCACAAGATcattgttggcgttgatTATGGTACTACGTTTACCG GAGCAAGTTATGTTAGCACTAGAGGAAAGACCATCGATGATATCGTCCTGATTAAGTCCTGGCCCGGACGAGCGAGGCACACCGAAACCGTCCTCAAGACACCTTCTCGAGTCGCGTACGCCACGGATAATAATGGAAAACACCGCTGGGGCTATCAGGTTGAGCCGGGAATGATGTCCTATTCGTGGACCAAACTGCTCCTAGACAGGGGCACGCCTCTCACTAGTTACGACGCGGCTCTTGAAGGTGCTGCTGCTATCGGGATGTTCAGATTACCAGAAGACAAAGATGCTGTACAGGTTGCTAGCGATTTTCTTTCTGGTGTCTATGAACACATCCTTACAACAATCGCAAAGCAAATCACCGAAGAAGCGTTGAAACTCACACCCCTTGAGTTCTGGTTTACAGTGCCGGCTATTTGGTCCGATGAGGCCAAAAGCTCGACGCTGGAAGCTGCCCGAAGGGCTGGATTTGGTTCAAGGAAGGGCAATGTCCAGGACACAATCTGTCTCATCCCGGAGCCTGAAGCGGCCGCCATTGCAGCTCTCAGGAGATCGGTCAATGATGGTCTTGGATTATCGGTGAAG CCTGACGATGGGGTTCTTGTTTGTGACTGCGGTGGAGGAACGGTG GATATTACCACGTACTTGGTTAAGCAGGTGCAACCCACTCTCAAGTTCGAAGAGCTTTGCACAGGCATTG GAGGGAAATGCGGTTCGACAGCGGTTGACCGCAAGTTCTACAATCTGATGGGCCAGATCTTTGGTAAAGCCTTCAGTGACCTTCCACGCCGTCGGACCGCACCTGGAAGCGACTTCATGAACAAATTCGAAATCATCAAGCGCGACTTTGGCTACCCTTCTGCCGAGATGACCCACGAGCTATTTCTGAACATGAATCCCATTGGAGTGAATGCAGAATACTTCAACGAAGACGAAAGCTTAGTGATAGTTTCTCA CAATGATCTTCAGTCTCTTTTTGATCCCGTTGTGGAGAAGATTATATCTTTGGTTCGCCAGCAGATTGTCGATGCTAATAAAGAGGCAGGGCGCGAGGTAATCAAT AGGATAATCCTCGTTGGTGGCTTTGGAGACTCGGAGTACCTACGGAACGCATTCCGGAACACGTTTGGACCGGCTGGAAATATCACGGTCACAGTGCCGAACAATGC ACAAGCGGCTATTGTTCAAGGAGCAGCGCTTCGTGGACTAGAAGGTCTTCGTGCTGACAATAGGCGGTCCCGTCGACATTATGGATTCACATGGGCCCATCGCTTTCGGAAATGCCTCGATAATGAAAAGGATTCGTTTGTTGATATCTATGACGGAGATAGATATGCCCCGGGATATATGGAATGGATGGTTTCTAAG GGTGAACAGATCCCGGACGGTTACTCCCAACAGGTGGAAGTGTCGATTAGTCATCGGGAAGGCGATGGATTGGTCTTTGTAGATAGTCTTTACTCATGCGACGTGGAACAAGCCCCAACACGGGTAGAACACAAAG GGGTGCAGAAGGTCGGGGAAATCATTGTCAACTTCGAAAAGGTTGATCTGTCAAGGTTTCCTCACAAGGTTTCTGAGGGCAAGATTCTTTATGACCTACATTATGGCATAAAAGTTATATTCGGGGCCCAAGAGGGAGTGCTGAAGTTCGAGGCGCACTCGGAGGGACAGCTCATCGGCGCAACCTCGATTAACTTCACCCATACCAGTTTCTACTGA